The genomic segment TGGCTGGTCAGGGCGGAACAAGTGCGCAACCGCGACTGTCTGTGACGGCCCCGCAAAACGAACTCAGCGCTGCGGATCACTCACGGAGGGCGGCGGAGCGTCGGCGGAGCCGCGGCCCGACAGCAGCGGCGTAGCCCGGTTCCAGCGAGGCCCACCTGCGTCTTTACGCCGGCGGGCCATGCCTGAGAGGGCCTCCAGCACCACCCGGTTGCCGAGCATGGCGGTGATGTCGGCGTGGTCGAACGGGGGTGCCACCTCGACGATGTCCATGCCTACTACGGGTAACTCGTGGCAGATGCGCGAGACGCTGTCGAGCAGTTGCCGGGCCGTGAACCCGCCCGGCTCCGGGGTGCCCGTGCCGGGGGCGTGGCCGGGGTCGCAGACGTCGATGTCGACCGAGAGGAACACGCCGTCGCAGTCGTCCAGGGCGATCGCGAACGCCTGGTCGAGCACGGAGTCGAGCCCGCGGTCGACGATCTCGCTCATGTGGAACGAGTTCATGCCCTGGTCGGCCATCCAGTCCAGCGTCTCCGGGCCGGGCCAGTAGCCGCGCAGGCCCAGCTGCAGGAAGCGGTCCCCCCGTACGGCTCCCGACTCG from the Paractinoplanes abujensis genome contains:
- the speB gene encoding agmatinase; translated protein: MTRYGPMYGPDFTFLGVPACDWEEPETYADADVVILGAPFDGGTSHRPGARFGPQVIRGTDYLPHDGSRPHMAMRVDALSGDLTVKDAGDLEVFSGEIQRSCDTIEDAVAFVASHGAVPVVLGGDHTVTWPDVAGVARHHGAGRVSVIHFDAHADTGDIEFGSLYGHGQPMRRLIESGAVRGDRFLQLGLRGYWPGPETLDWMADQGMNSFHMSEIVDRGLDSVLDQAFAIALDDCDGVFLSVDIDVCDPGHAPGTGTPEPGGFTARQLLDSVSRICHELPVVGMDIVEVAPPFDHADITAMLGNRVVLEALSGMARRRKDAGGPRWNRATPLLSGRGSADAPPPSVSDPQR